Proteins encoded in a region of the Halorhabdus tiamatea SARL4B genome:
- a CDS encoding AAA family ATPase has product MKIERLTISNFRGIKGKFEIEPSKDNIVLVGPNGSGKSSVIEAIDFLLTGTIQDLSGEGTRSITEKRHGPHVDAEPNEAWVECGFSLDGNTVTVRRDLDNRDSPSIETENEDCSDRFESVASAADRGLHLLSRDEILDFITAKSGTRSERLRTLLNIENVKDRRLALENAYDKLDTQASELEREAESHRSSLRETLDLDSDERIVDGINRFRDELEGDSLNRITDESFLSGIDSPSRRVVASPLLRSDGRQRVLEIQEWLEEGVEEFLEADSEFRQKWNDIDADSERIRALEQQQLIRLGRDAIEPENERCPLCLDPWEPDELEDHLTDRLEKAKQLEEALDDLESKNDAAQQHLTDVRVTAESLVEILRGVERFDQEPVEKFITTISNWENQYDEDLLSPPPKEDLTDKERRDLLTPSELKTLLENIVSHIQSGPELDELEETWQTLNAAESRYNEMIEVSYSASKRRQVAQDMKTAHQTFIDARDEILNQIYTEIENQFEQYYTSIHGDESDFSIGLNPTETGLDVEVDFYQKGQYPPHALHSEGHQDSMGICLYLALCDWLQEQEDLPIIMLDDVVMSIDADHRRPLAKLMGSELTEEYQMIIATHDDLWHRHLRSSGVVYSSNAVQFSGWNIEDGPLTLERPEMEWETIEAELEKGNTSIAAHQTRRMGEWFLREACDRLDAKVPFKSDSQWTLGDFKNGAVSRYKELLSKAKEAENSWGRDIDHLQDLEDEARDVSTRMDEYGAALNPNVHWNETESEFARCTAEELRPAVEAYRDFYEMLWCEDCNSCLRVLEEGDRPVSMRCNCSNTDINLKKDK; this is encoded by the coding sequence ATGAAGATTGAGAGGCTTACAATTTCGAATTTCAGAGGTATCAAAGGGAAGTTCGAGATCGAACCAAGCAAGGACAATATCGTTCTCGTCGGACCGAATGGATCGGGGAAGAGCTCGGTAATCGAAGCAATTGATTTCCTTTTGACTGGTACGATCCAAGATCTTTCTGGAGAAGGAACTCGATCAATTACTGAAAAGCGTCATGGGCCACACGTCGATGCGGAGCCAAATGAGGCTTGGGTAGAGTGTGGCTTTTCTCTTGATGGGAACACGGTTACTGTTCGTCGAGATTTAGATAATAGAGACAGTCCATCAATTGAAACCGAAAATGAAGACTGTTCCGATCGGTTTGAGTCAGTTGCCAGTGCTGCAGATAGAGGATTGCACCTTCTGTCTCGAGATGAAATTCTTGACTTCATCACTGCAAAGAGTGGGACTCGTTCTGAGAGATTGCGAACTCTACTGAATATCGAGAACGTCAAAGACCGGAGACTTGCTCTCGAAAATGCCTATGACAAACTCGATACTCAGGCCAGCGAGCTAGAACGTGAAGCAGAAAGCCATCGATCTAGCCTCCGAGAGACGTTGGATCTAGACTCTGATGAGAGAATTGTTGATGGGATTAATCGTTTTCGTGATGAGTTGGAGGGAGACTCACTCAACAGGATCACCGACGAGTCATTTTTGTCAGGCATTGATTCGCCTTCCAGACGTGTAGTCGCCTCTCCTCTTCTCCGGTCAGACGGACGACAACGCGTCTTGGAAATTCAGGAGTGGCTTGAAGAAGGCGTCGAGGAATTTCTCGAAGCTGACAGTGAGTTCCGGCAAAAGTGGAACGACATAGACGCAGATTCCGAAAGGATTCGTGCTCTAGAACAGCAACAGCTCATTCGCCTCGGTCGTGATGCGATTGAGCCTGAGAATGAGCGGTGTCCGCTTTGTTTGGATCCGTGGGAACCAGACGAACTTGAGGACCACCTAACCGATCGACTGGAGAAAGCAAAACAGCTCGAAGAGGCCTTAGACGATCTGGAATCAAAGAACGATGCCGCGCAGCAACACCTGACCGATGTCCGAGTAACTGCGGAGTCACTCGTTGAAATTCTGCGGGGTGTTGAACGATTCGACCAAGAACCCGTCGAGAAATTTATTACGACCATTTCTAATTGGGAGAATCAATACGACGAGGACCTCTTATCGCCGCCTCCCAAAGAGGATTTGACTGACAAGGAACGTCGAGACTTACTGACGCCGTCCGAGTTGAAAACGCTACTTGAGAATATCGTGTCTCATATCCAGAGTGGCCCTGAGCTTGACGAATTGGAGGAGACATGGCAGACTCTCAATGCAGCTGAAAGCCGGTATAATGAAATGATTGAGGTGAGCTATAGTGCGTCGAAGAGACGCCAAGTAGCTCAGGATATGAAAACAGCGCATCAAACATTTATCGATGCGCGTGACGAGATTCTGAACCAGATCTACACCGAAATAGAAAATCAGTTCGAACAGTACTACACTTCGATCCATGGCGACGAAAGTGACTTTAGCATCGGTCTGAATCCGACAGAGACTGGATTGGACGTGGAGGTGGACTTCTATCAAAAAGGTCAGTATCCACCACACGCTCTGCACAGCGAGGGTCATCAGGATAGTATGGGTATCTGTCTGTATTTGGCTCTCTGTGATTGGCTGCAGGAGCAAGAAGACCTGCCGATCATAATGCTTGATGACGTGGTGATGTCGATTGATGCGGATCACAGACGTCCGCTAGCGAAGCTGATGGGCTCAGAACTCACCGAAGAGTACCAAATGATCATAGCCACGCATGATGATCTATGGCATCGGCATCTGAGGTCATCTGGAGTTGTATACTCATCAAACGCCGTTCAGTTTTCAGGGTGGAATATTGAGGACGGACCCTTGACCTTGGAGAGACCAGAAATGGAATGGGAAACTATCGAAGCTGAATTGGAAAAGGGCAATACATCCATTGCTGCCCACCAGACAAGGCGTATGGGAGAGTGGTTTCTCCGTGAAGCTTGTGACCGTTTAGATGCAAAAGTTCCCTTCAAGTCGGATAGCCAATGGACACTGGGTGATTTCAAAAACGGGGCTGTGTCACGTTATAAAGAACTTCTAAGTAAAGCTAAGGAAGCGGAAAATTCGTGGGGGAGAGATATAGATCATCTACAGGATTTGGAAGATGAAGCGAGAGATGTCTCAACTCGAATGGATGAATATGGTGCCGCACTCAATCCAAATGTTCACTGGAATGAGACAGAATCAGAGTTTGCTCGATGTACTGCGGAAGAATTGAGGCCAGCAGTTGAAGCATATCGAGATTTCTATGAAATGTTGTGGTGCGAAGATTGCAACTCCTGTCTACGTGTTCTGGAGGAGGGAGATAGACCAGTCAGTATGCGATGTAACTGCTCAAACACGGACATCAATCTAAAGAAAGACAAGTAA
- the pglZ gene encoding BREX-5 system phosphatase PglZ, with product MQASKSLPEAAKDTIRRKFDGAESEDPIVLWWDDDNYLKDIIEQACDELGVPLKTAEKTPLELRADPVDGKQVWYVPHVKEPADKEGDYDWFRDVQHTGSEVEMSIEDLTVHAFERGQLDAWELKTATQADDPTKRREIARILHDQLTGGQLPTLEQLRTQIVTGGYTDPVAFVLENGWGDIDDSSDTIEQMQDLLTSEGVDAVASKDEPVGIVAATRRWAVAEWLIHAGADAERFPREFRAETAGDHDLPELKSLLNNTTSASLLADRYLGEAIWPDVVADVDDPWELADCIVDAALERRLWEEWHASFDAGDYETCLERAEERYDALLGSEDFRGSYQGAYGPDSPWTRTWEQAAEIARLAHQLETWDESATDDVVSLYADRDDGTWQIDNAVLNLVVAGEPETDLPDDHPATAALDDLRTQLQSEYVEYLEDLGDLVTDTVEAGAPFVDEDHSYQFFTKESDGLESGQTIALFVIDALRLDLARRLADELRDYVATLPADAPEFAVDEDVWLGTLPSETEFGKAALTPGEIQMFDVSLVDGELQPRRNNRRVTTNRRESLLGGDGWTVTREEEEDGWQSTRVAYFKNDIDDIGEKELNDLEAMLARRVDSLAEFIGTKLKQGEWDQAYVLTDHGFVLLPDNASPEKISRPAEASDSGRRWIAGEDVAEDSPGVLLDSSSRLGYLDADVSILASPLKRFRKQGLGDARFYHGGLLPQEFVLDFISITQG from the coding sequence ATGCAAGCTTCAAAATCTCTCCCAGAGGCCGCGAAAGATACAATTCGCCGCAAATTCGATGGAGCAGAGTCGGAAGATCCGATAGTCCTCTGGTGGGACGACGACAACTACCTCAAGGACATCATTGAGCAGGCCTGCGACGAACTCGGCGTCCCGCTAAAGACTGCCGAGAAGACACCGCTCGAACTACGCGCTGACCCAGTAGATGGCAAGCAGGTTTGGTACGTCCCCCACGTCAAAGAGCCAGCAGACAAGGAGGGCGACTACGACTGGTTCCGGGACGTCCAGCACACGGGGAGCGAGGTGGAGATGAGCATCGAAGACCTCACCGTCCACGCGTTCGAGCGCGGGCAACTCGATGCGTGGGAGCTAAAAACGGCGACGCAGGCGGACGACCCCACGAAGCGCCGCGAGATCGCGCGGATCCTCCACGACCAACTCACCGGCGGACAACTCCCGACGCTCGAACAGCTCCGCACGCAGATCGTCACCGGCGGCTACACTGATCCGGTCGCGTTCGTACTGGAGAATGGCTGGGGCGACATTGACGACAGTTCCGACACCATCGAGCAGATGCAGGACTTGCTGACCAGCGAGGGCGTCGACGCGGTCGCTAGCAAGGACGAACCCGTGGGGATCGTCGCGGCGACGCGTCGGTGGGCAGTCGCCGAGTGGCTGATCCACGCCGGCGCCGACGCCGAACGCTTCCCGAGGGAGTTCCGCGCCGAGACGGCCGGCGACCACGACCTCCCAGAGCTCAAGTCGCTGTTGAACAATACCACCTCGGCCAGCCTCCTCGCCGACCGCTACCTCGGCGAGGCAATCTGGCCCGATGTCGTCGCGGACGTCGACGACCCGTGGGAACTCGCGGACTGTATCGTCGACGCCGCGCTCGAACGTCGCCTCTGGGAGGAGTGGCACGCGTCCTTCGACGCCGGCGACTACGAGACGTGTCTCGAGCGCGCCGAGGAGCGGTACGACGCTCTGCTCGGGAGCGAGGATTTCCGTGGCTCCTACCAGGGAGCCTACGGCCCGGACAGTCCGTGGACGCGGACGTGGGAGCAGGCTGCAGAGATCGCTCGCCTCGCGCACCAGCTCGAAACGTGGGACGAGAGCGCCACCGACGACGTCGTCTCGCTGTACGCCGATCGGGACGACGGCACATGGCAGATCGACAACGCGGTGCTCAACCTCGTCGTCGCGGGAGAGCCCGAGACCGACCTCCCCGATGATCATCCCGCGACCGCCGCGCTCGACGACCTCCGAACCCAACTCCAATCGGAATACGTCGAGTACCTCGAAGACCTCGGCGACCTCGTCACCGATACCGTCGAAGCTGGCGCTCCGTTCGTCGACGAAGATCACTCCTACCAGTTCTTCACGAAGGAATCAGACGGCCTCGAAAGCGGCCAGACTATTGCGCTGTTCGTCATCGACGCCCTTCGGCTCGACCTCGCTCGCCGGCTCGCGGACGAATTGCGTGACTACGTGGCGACACTCCCGGCCGACGCCCCCGAGTTTGCCGTCGATGAAGACGTCTGGCTCGGAACGCTCCCCTCAGAGACCGAGTTCGGGAAGGCTGCACTCACGCCGGGAGAGATCCAGATGTTCGATGTCTCGCTGGTCGATGGTGAGTTACAGCCCCGCCGAAACAATCGTCGTGTGACGACAAACCGCCGCGAGTCGTTGTTGGGTGGCGACGGCTGGACGGTCACTCGCGAGGAGGAGGAAGACGGCTGGCAGTCGACGCGAGTCGCCTACTTTAAGAACGACATCGACGACATCGGTGAGAAGGAACTCAACGATCTCGAGGCGATGCTGGCGCGACGCGTCGACTCGCTTGCGGAGTTCATTGGCACGAAACTCAAACAGGGCGAGTGGGATCAGGCCTACGTGTTGACCGACCACGGGTTCGTTCTGCTCCCAGACAACGCGTCGCCGGAGAAGATCTCGCGGCCGGCGGAAGCGTCCGACTCCGGGCGCCGATGGATCGCCGGGGAGGATGTGGCCGAGGATTCGCCCGGCGTGCTACTCGACTCCAGTTCCCGACTGGGATACCTCGACGCCGATGTCAGCATCCTTGCGAGCCCACTGAAGCGGTTCAGAAAGCAGGGGCTCGGTGACGCGCGGTTCTACCACGGCGGACTTCTACCACAGGAGTTCGTGCTCGACTTCATCAGCATCACGCAGGGCTAA
- the tnpC gene encoding IS66 family transposase has translation MEERIDELEEKLDQKEERIEELETRLRKYENPHTPPSKRRSGTDGSPTSQDDEDDDVRTDGGTPGRKDGHDPEWRSPPDPDEEIEVTSDCCPECGEHFDESVGVSPRLVEEIPDPQPPEVTQYNRHRYQCDSCGTETVATHPDCPDEGQFGVNVIAQSALSRYDHRLPYRKIADRFEQLHGLELSGASAWHATERAARAGRCEYEQIRQEIQDADVVHIDETGIKRDGEQAWIWTFRTAQHTLYAVRESRGSDVPAEVLGEDFAGTVVCDGWTAYPAFSSNLQRCWAHILREAEDAAEKQAEGEPIYHALRQVYVALQVRLESDLTVRERANLQRVARRELESLIERSVPDGPVATLLGKIEGGLDHWLTFVGEPAVSPTNNAAENALREPVVLRKIIGTLRNDRGMFVHETVLSLLATWRQQGRNPYEELRRVVSSNEMISRAHAVPAVETPE, from the coding sequence ATGGAGGAACGGATCGACGAACTGGAGGAGAAACTTGACCAGAAAGAGGAGCGGATCGAAGAACTCGAAACACGCCTCCGGAAGTACGAGAATCCACACACTCCACCCAGTAAGCGACGGTCGGGGACCGACGGGTCCCCGACCTCGCAGGACGACGAAGACGACGATGTCCGAACTGATGGCGGCACTCCTGGCCGAAAGGATGGTCACGACCCAGAGTGGCGCTCTCCGCCCGATCCTGATGAAGAAATCGAGGTCACCTCTGACTGTTGTCCTGAGTGTGGCGAACACTTCGACGAGTCGGTGGGCGTCAGCCCCCGACTCGTCGAGGAGATCCCTGATCCACAGCCACCAGAAGTCACCCAGTACAACCGCCACCGCTACCAGTGCGACTCCTGTGGAACAGAGACCGTTGCGACTCACCCCGACTGCCCCGATGAGGGGCAGTTCGGGGTGAACGTCATCGCGCAATCAGCTCTGTCACGGTACGATCACCGCCTTCCCTACCGGAAGATCGCTGACCGCTTCGAGCAACTGCATGGACTCGAACTCTCGGGCGCATCCGCGTGGCACGCGACCGAGCGCGCTGCGCGCGCCGGTCGCTGTGAATACGAGCAGATCCGTCAAGAGATCCAAGATGCTGACGTGGTTCACATCGACGAGACAGGCATCAAACGCGACGGTGAACAAGCGTGGATCTGGACGTTTCGGACCGCCCAGCACACGTTGTACGCGGTCAGAGAGAGTCGTGGGAGTGATGTTCCCGCGGAAGTCCTCGGCGAGGACTTCGCGGGAACGGTCGTCTGTGACGGGTGGACGGCGTACCCAGCTTTCAGCAGCAACCTCCAGCGGTGTTGGGCACATATTCTTCGAGAGGCTGAAGACGCCGCCGAAAAGCAGGCAGAAGGTGAACCGATCTACCACGCTCTCAGACAGGTGTACGTCGCTCTCCAGGTGCGGCTGGAGAGCGACTTGACCGTCCGTGAACGAGCAAACCTCCAGCGGGTAGCGCGAAGAGAGCTTGAATCGCTGATTGAGCGGTCAGTACCCGACGGACCAGTGGCAACACTGCTCGGGAAGATCGAAGGAGGTCTCGACCACTGGCTCACCTTCGTCGGTGAGCCAGCGGTCTCTCCGACGAACAATGCCGCGGAGAACGCGCTTCGTGAGCCAGTGGTTCTCCGGAAAATCATCGGAACGCTCCGTAATGACCGAGGAATGTTTGTTCACGAGACGGTCTTGTCCCTGCTGGCGACGTGGCGCCAGCAGGGACGCAATCCATACGAAGAGCTTCGTCGAGTCGTCAGCAGCAATGAGATGATCTCACGCGCTCACGCTGTGCCGGCCGTCGAGACTCCGGAGTAA